The Aspergillus fumigatus Af293 chromosome 7, whole genome shotgun sequence genome includes the window ATCCACCTCCACAAAGAGAGCAGCGGAATGATCTTCGTCTTGTCCTCCTTCATCAGAAGCATTGTTCAAGAATGAGATAGTTGTATGCGTTTCATTTGAATCGACAAACCGGACATGGTGCTGCTTAGAGAATGTGAAATCCTGCACAAAGTCTGAAAATTTCCCCCCAAGTCTCCAGATAATGTGCCCATCTTGTCCAGACATGAGGTAGATGGTGTTTGTAAACCGTGCGGACAGGATATAGTCACCGGCCGCGTTCTTATCCACGGCGTTGACATGGACATAATCCCAGCCAGGCTGGGCAGATGGCGAATCCCAGGGATTGACTTGCACAGACTCATTAATAGGGATGTGGCCGACCGAGCTCCATTCATAGAGTACAGCCCCGGTAGCTACATCCAATTCCACGAAACCACCAGTCATGACCCAGCCATGTTCATCGGGACGCCCCAAATCTCCAAGGTCCATGTATTCAGGCCGGTATAGGCAAGCTAGGGCTGTCTTTCCGCCGTCGAGGATGTTGAATTCATGCATATTGAATGCTGAAAGATCGTTTGTCACCCCAACTGCATATTCTGGCTCGTAATGCTCATCAAGGACATATCCCAGTCCCTTTTCACTGCCATCATCGTGATACGCATGCTGCAGGATAAACGAGAGATGAGGTCGATCATCGATGTTGTGCACCGCCTTGAAATCGAAGATATTTCGGTTGTCAAACATGCATGAACCAGCCCAGATCAGGACCTGAGCAGAATTATATTTGTAAGTTGGGTCCATGTATCAGTCTTTGAGAGAGACATACCCCATCTGCATCATAGATGTACGGTCCGACTTGGCATGGCTTCCACTGCTTGGTGGGAGCCTCTGGGTCAATCACGCCATATGGCGCTACGAACCAGTATCCCGGGCTTACAGATTCACGGTCATAGTAAGCAACGTCGAATCTTAGCGCTCTAACTTCGGGAAGCTTAGTCTTGTCAGTCCAACGTCGTTCAGCCCGTACTAGAGGACATACTGTGATAAAGGACATCAGATCATCGTCAGAGCCGGCAACAGCCTTGCGGAAGAGAAGTAGAAACAAGACCCAGAAAAACATCGTGCTCAAGGAGTGCCTAGGAGAGAATTCCCGGGAAATAAGCGAGAATAAGAAGCAAATAAACGAAATAAGGTGGAGAGGGAACTCTAGAGCAGGGTGATAAGCCGACGCTTCGACTAGAGGACCGCAATCCTTCTGATCGAAGCGACTATAGTAGTGTACGGACTAAATTCCTAGGAGTAGCAAAGCACTCCGTGGTAGAGAAGTTAAACGACATTGCGTGATGCTAAAAGTGAGGAGGTTAGAATGAAACAGACGAAGCCACAAAACATGATAATCACATATGCTCATTCACGTTGGTACAAGTGATCTTGTGCTCCGTAGGAATTTAGGAGCAGACGCAGCCCCTGTGCCCACTCCTGCGACCACGCAAAACCTGGTATGGGATTGGCAATCAGAGGAAGCGGACATTCTTGGCGATGTTGTAGGCAGTGGAGCACACTACGGATTTCGCGGTTTGAGAACCAGATAGTGATGGCCGAAGTCTGCGATTGACGTAGGCCGACTCGTGTACAGTGGCCCATAACCCATTAGCGGCGTCAACACTTGGCGAGTCCGGGTCGAAGGCTGCGCGGCTTGCGTGATACTGCCTATTCTCGGTCCCCTTTTCTGCAACGGCTGAAACTAGATCGGGGAAGATGGTTCTTTATCAATATTGGCCCGATTGGAAAGTAACATGAAAGCCAAAGAGATCTGGACGCTGGGTGCCTCTACTGGATCAATCACTCAACAGTCGTCTTGGCGTCTCCAGCGGAATTGAGGAACGGCAGTCATCAAAATTTCTAGTTCTGGAAGAAGTCTAGATAGATATCAGCGTCATCAATAATGGCAATGGTCAGCTTTAGGGGCGGTTACAAGTAGATTATTGGACAGTAAATCACTGTTGGACGTGGCCATGCTCCACTGTACACAGAGCTTGGAGGCCTTGGCTTCTTTGGCCTAACCTTCTACGGGCTGCCATTCGCTGATCACTCGAGGTCCCAGACTTTTCAGCCCCAATACTGCTTCATCGGATCATATCTATCGGAGGCGAAGTGGTCAAGGGATTCTGCGAGCGTGGCCTAGGATGCGGAATCATCTGTTTTGAATCTCTCTGCATTGTGTTGCCCGCCTCCAGACAGTTGAGGGAGCACCACGTGACAGTTCCTTCAGAAATGGGCACAAATACAATAATACGAGTTGCGCCTCTCCTTTATTCACTGCGATCCGTACTCGGCTGTATGACATTATGATTCCCGATCAAGCAACTCGCACCGGTTCGGACCGTCACACTCGCCCGTGAAGTGACGTTATTAATATAAGTTTTTATTTAGATAAGCTATTCACAAGACGCTGGACCAGGGGCCTCGATATCAACAAGATTCTTTAGCATGGTGTGTATCCAGAGTTCCAGAACAAACAAATCTCTGAGGGCATCAAGTAAATCTGCACGACCGCGTCGATCCGCTATCCTGCCCTTCAATGAGCGTAGCTCGCAATGGCTGGCTCGCCAAAGGTTTTGGGCTTATATGCAAGAACTTCTGCTAATGCGATAAGCAGCAGCCCTTCTGTGCCTAGCAGATCATCTAGGCCAAGCTGGGGTGGCAGCACACGCCCGCAAACCACGTCAAGATCCAGCCGTGACGGGTCGCCCGGGCCATCATGGGATAGCGCATCAACCGCTAATGCCCATGCGAGTGGGTTGTACAAGACACCTTCATGAGTGTAAACCCCTCCTGCAGGCTTGCCGCCGCAGATGGTCTGTAGGTGGTTATTAGATACACCGACGGCCCGGGAGTCTGAAAGGATGGCAGACGCCTGGCTGCCGCTCATAGGCTGTACGATCTCATCGAATGTGGAATAAATGGTGGTTGTGGGAACATATGCAGAGtcccctccgccgcctcgcAGAGTTCTGATAAACTCTGTATTCCACCCCTGCTGCCACAGCGAGGGAGTGCATGCAAGCGCTGCCAGCCACGGGCACACAAGTGACCTCATGACCGTTCCGTGGAAATCGGGGCTGATGGCGATGAAATCATCAACCACTTTTCGGGTAGATGGCCAGTACTTCAAGGCCCATTGAGTATCCAGTCCACCTTGGGACCATGAAAGAACCGCCACGTTGGACTCTGAAATGGCCGAAATATAATTGATTGCATAAGCGACGTATTCAGAGTTGATCTGAACGTCATTCAACGAGGCCTGGGGGATGTTGAGCCAGACCACGTCGGCATCTGCGGCGCTTCCCAACTTGCCGAAGTTGAAGTAATAAGTCGTCCCTGCGGGTGTAGCTGTTCCGGGAACCAGAATCACAGgcttctttccattcttcccATAGCCGAAAGAGGCGGGGATATGGATCGCTGCCCGCAGTGCATTTTCTGCGACTGAGTAACGGGCATCTCCTGGAGCTTTGACCGGGTAAATGGCTTGCCCCTTCGGACTGGGGTTCCGATTGTGAATCGAGTTGAGATCCAAGTTGAGGTAGCCATTCAAGAAAGAGACAATGTCGGCCGGTATCAATCCCACCGTGAGGATTTCACGCGTCATTTTCAAGAAATCGGGGGTGCCATCTGCAAAGATGGATTGAATCTTGTCGAATGCTTCCTGCACAGACTTAGCATCCTTGGTCGAGCGACTGAACTCAGTCTTGCCGATTTTTGACACGATTTCTGACGCGATTAAGGAGGCAATGCTCCGAGCCTCGCTTTCAATTGAAGAATCATTGGCAGCACTAGACAGGATCGAAACAAGACTTAAATCCGAGGCGACTGGAACGGCGCCGCGGGGAATGACTGCACCAGAAACCAAAGGACTAAGGATTGCCCTGTACAGGACAGCTGCCTTCAGCAAGGAACTCCACCTCATCTTGATTCCGCTGCCACTGGGTGGAAACGCCTTAAGACGATAGCCAGCTTAATTCAGACATTTCGGAGGGAAGGCAGCAGGCAATTTATCTTCTGATTTCTCTAGAGAAGAAGTATACGAGCTGCCTTCCCCTCTCTGAAATGCCTCGGCCTCTTAATCATATCTCGAATTTTAGATTGAATATTGAGACTTCTCTTCTTGACGGTGGCTGATCATTCGCAGTCTAACGGGTGTGCGTGACCACTCCATTGATTAATTCGCCGACCTCACAGGGCGCGGAAGTGCGTCGGGCGACGCTGAGCAAAGGGGGCCAAGGGAAAGAGACCAATGATAGGATCTTCGGCCAGATGAAGTCCATTGCTCCTTGTCTTCCGCTCATGCTCGATTGGCCCAAGTGGATCCTCGCCGGATCCTGGGTCTCTGTTAGGACATCAGGACGAGGAATTGTTCCTTTTGTCTCATCAAGACACGTTTGAGTAAGGGCAGGATCCCGAGTCCAATCTAGCACACTTGGGCTTGGGTCCATCCACTCCATGAAGAATCCCATATGGACGAATAGctctattcttcttctcggggcTTAGATTCACTCACATGTGATCGGCGCTCTTAGCTGGGGAAATCTCGGGGTCTCTTCAGCCCTTGCGGCATTAGCAGTTAGTAGCACTTCCCCACATTTGAGGGGAACCCACCCCATAATGCTGACAATGCTCACAGCTCACCAGGCAACAACGCCCTAGCCCTTGCCGGAATTGATAGTTAGTGCTGTATTGATTTGTCAGTACTCAGAACGCAAAGAGAGCACGAGCTTCTAGAACGATTAACAAAGGTCGGAGCTGATAACCTAGGTTGATTGTGATCAACCATACTACGGCGATCTTCAGATTGCCCCTGAAAGTCCAACGACGCATGTAAGCTTAATCTAGCTTGACTGTTGCGATGAAGAGTATGCAGCAGAAGATTTATCCATTCTTATGTCCCTTTTAGTGCGTTCTTTGGATGCATCGTCTGTCAGATACGATGGACGTTATTTGCATTCTGCCCGGCGAACTGGAAGAGTAGCCCCGGTGGATACTGAATATGTGGGGACGCAATCAAGGATATAACTCAGAACATATAGCAAGGGAAGTCAAGTCCCATCATAGGCAGCAAGCTAGGAGTATGCTCAAGGACAGACGATATTTGTCATGCCAACTTGCATTAAACTGGGTTGCGAGCGTCCACATATGGCGGAGCTATCATCCTGTCTTCTCCAACGTGCTGGGATTATGCGCAACCCGGTGTCCATGTTGATCGGTGAAGATGACCTTCAAGCGTTAGCATTCGCGTCGTTGACTTTCTGAGACAATGTATTAGGGGTAGTGGGGGCGAAATCGCATCGTCCTCGCACCTTGGGAGGATTCGCGacgttctcctcgtccgctTCGGCTTGATCCATCACAATTCTTTCAACCTAGAGAAATCGTCTATTAGCATCGATCAAAGGACATAGGTGTAAAGAAATATCGTCGTACATCTCCTTCGTGAGATCCGCCCCGATAGCGGGTGTAGACATGGTCACCCTCATTAATAATCTCTCCTTTCTTGTCTTTGACTCGCTCGGCCGACATATCTTTTTTACTCAATCTCGGTCTGATGGCTAGAGAATCTGCGTATTGATATGTTCAATAACTGCGATGCATCAAAGAACTGGGAAGATACAATGAATGCTCCGCTTCTGTAATTCTGATGTCATCGCAAATACACCCATGGACAACACATCGTCACATTATCCGCCTTGTGGAGTGTCAACAAGACAGACGAAGAGGTCTGTGTATGACTTCACTTGAAGTTCAGCACCTATCGGGCAATTGTCGACAGCTACCCAGATTTTCACAGGGCTAAGGACGGACTGCCTCAGACACGGCTACTTTACTAGAGCAGGAAGGCGAGAAGTGGCACCTCCAGTTGAAGATTCTGTTGCTGAATAATGTTGATGTAGAAGAAGACTCGGGAGATTGTAATTGCAGTCACAATTACCTGATGCTGGAAACCAGTCAGGTCATTGCACTAACCGATAGCATGGCCAAGACTAAAATAGACATAATCACCCATCAAAGGGGACCTCAGGGCTCTGAATAATACGTGATTTTATTGGACGATTAGTATTTTCGAAAGCATGTCATACTAGGTATAAGCATTAATGCCATTATAGGCTGAAAAAGAGGTCCATCAGATCAGATCAGAATCACTGATATTTTAGTGTCTTAGAATGTTGCATTCAAAGTCAGGACCCATACATAGCATACAGTTGCAATTGAAACGAAATATAGCACATATCGCATGGTAAATGCGCACGTGCTGGTTTCTGAATGGATCATTGTCCTTAGCTGAGCAATTATTGCCCATCTTGCTGGTCACCATCGATTCTTGTTTCAGGATATGCGAGTACGTGAAGTCATCAATGTCTGTCTATTATCTGGAGGAAGTCGGCCATGTCAGCCTACGCCTGATGGTCCCTAAATTGCGCCGTATACTGTGGAGTAAGTTTGACCTGTTGGGCAAGTATCCTCCTGCACAGTTGAAGATATTTCTCCAGAGACATTGAGATCTCATAGTAATCCAAGTCTTCATGAGTAATGTTTGTCCCCACATTGACCTTCGTTTAAGAAGTTTGAATTTGAGTACTACATCCATGTTGATTGGCAATATCTCCAGACTACAGCTTACGGGCCTTCCCCCCGGTCCACGTGGTGAGATGTCACACTAGGCAAAAATTAGTATTCAGtagttactccgtagtgtGTGATTAATACAAGATCGGGAAGAGAGTCTGAACCCTTCGAGAAAACTCGATGAAAACAACCCAATTACTCTAGATACAGAATGTAAGTAGCCAGAAATGGTGGTTGCCCGCATTGGAGAGGTCAATACCTTTTTTCGTATTCGAAATTTCAAGTTTCGAAGATTCTTCGCTCACTGTCTATCTAGGCAATCAACCTACGGGGCGTACCGTGTGGCGACAAGGTGTGATGTACAAGCCGTCCTAACTTAATAAGGTGCGGATGTTTCAAACAACTTGGATCATTACTTGATAAGTCGATAATCTTCCGTAACCAGACTGTCGATCGTTCCGAGCCttcgacaatgacaataTGTCCTCCGTAGTACGAACAACTGCGCTCTCCTTGATCGGGAGGTGAGAGTATATCAGTAAGCGACCAGTGCCTACTTACCAATGAGATCAAGTAGTATATGTTGCAGGCAAGTAGGATACGGAAGATGTCGAACTATACCTTCACAGTGACACTACCTACATAACTTATCTACCGTGCCTTGGCAGAGTACGTCGCTTGGAATGTAGGGTTATACTAGCTGTGAGATCTTCTAAATCAAGGATATTCAGTGAAGCATAGTAATGCGTATAGAGGACACAGTGAAGGAGAACCTGACAACAGAGTATCATTTAAATAGCATTATGATGACCAAAAAGAATCAGGCTGAAGCCCGACACgattcattgtcatcacTATGCAGTTTGGGTTGATGGAGCTTCCAGTGTAACAGTTTCGGCGTTTGTGATTAGAGACTGCCGACTACCACCGTTGCACCATCAAGTGTCACACATACCACAATATGCGGACCTACCTACTGACCAGCCCCCATTAAGAAGCCTGTCAAGAAGCCACCATCAGGAATGCTCCAGAGCAAATAATCAACATTCAACAGTGTATGCCTCGCCCTGCTCGCAGAAAACAAAGTGGATTTCTCTTGTATATATCCAATTGTTTTCTACAGACGATTGGGAGATCTAAGGAGTGAAATGGAAGATGGTGACACAGTACTGAAACGGTAATGACAGAACCGAAACATCTGATGGATTGGTTACGGAGAATGTAACTCTGATGGCGATCACCACGTCCGCCTACGACTACGTACGTCGTTAGGTTCACCACTATTTACTGAGCATCTACTACCGATCTCAAAAGATATAATGCAGAGCCCTGCTCTTGTAGCGCATTATCGTACAGATTACCATGATGCGGAAGATAGGCAGTACTCTATTAGTGAACCTATAATAGCATGTCCTTACTTATAGGGTAACTTTGTTCTATTTATGTTTCGGTCATGCAGAGACAGTCAACCCTCTAAAGACGATTTAGAAAATCAATTTTAGGCATACTGAAGCCAAGAGATCGGCCACGCTACTAGGTGATATCCTtaatagtactccgtaccttgaTTACCTTGATGGACTGGTAGTTAGACACCACTAAGTCCGTCCTTCATCGACTTGTCGTCAAGGTTTAAGATGAACAACAGTAGTTTCCTCCGTACCCCTGGAAGGATTTGGATCATCTAGTTGATCGTCTCTCTCGAATCCAGCTATTTTAATACTGTCCAGGATAGGTAAATAGTAAGgtagcagatgatgaaaaGTAATTACGATACAATACTACCATACCTGACTGACTGAGGGCTCAAATGGGCACTGTTATGTTGCACTCTCCCAAACAGAACCATGATCTGGTAGTATCTGTCTCAGTATCGCAATTCGATTATTTTTGCTTTCCCTATTTCCgttttcccttctttttttAAAGTTTACATTACTTCTTTCTGGGTTCATCATCGAGATCATCTATCTTCAACCGTCTCCTCTTGCCTCGCTTCCTCCTTGCGGTTGTTATCGTTGCTTCAAGTAGTTCCCTTTCCTGCTCTCTCCCCCTTGTGACAATCTCTTCTGGAATGGACACGCGTTGATCCATGCTCCAACCATCTATAGTCCCCGTCACCCTCCATTGACTACGACTAACGACTGTTAcaataatataataataatactactCTACACTCACAACGGACCCTGACCTGAAACTAGTCTTGACTGCTACGACCTCTACAACAACATCTCACCCACCGCCACCACCTTCAACTTCGCGTCCTCCGTGCAACTACAGCATTGaatctttctttttgtttcCCATCTGGTACCGTTCTGTGGAGAGTTCCGTCCACGTCTGTTGATTCTATTGCTTCTATTCTTCCCTTGCTTGGGCTTATTCTCCGTATCTTCCTCTTGGTCTACCTTCCTCTCCATCTTACCTCGCCGCTCGACACCTGCAAGGGAAGAAGGTGGCTCCACATTGCCAGTCGAACAAGGACATAACTTTGACACTTTCATTGGTGTCACCTTCGTTCTTCATACATGCTACTGGGCTCCATTGGCAGAAAGGGACCTGGTCTTGATTGGCACCCTTCACTTTATAGTGGACGCACTCGTTCTGAAGCTGAGTTGTCGATTTTCTAACCACCATCAGCCTCGGTGGGGCCTCTATTATTTACTCTCTGCTCACCCCATACTTTTGCCCGAAGTTTCAGATGCATCATTGTATAAATCGGTGTCAGCCTCGTCTTGTCTTCCACTATTGAATATCGTCTCATCTGATTGTCCGTCTGCAGACTTGGCTGTACGTATTGTCGCTTTTGTTGGCCTCCTTAGGTAAACTGCTAGCGTACCATTGTTGCCGCTTCAACCATGACAGCTCCTCTAGTCAAAGTCCTGCACAGGATGCAGGAGCTCTTTTCCAACATTGTCGCTGCATTAGAGGCAATGATTGTGTTCCCTTCATTATTTCGTGATCCCTCGCGTAAGCGGCGGAAGACTTTCCACGGCGCCTACTGGCGACGTCGGACGCTCGACAACTTTGCCGAGGAAGTCGACCGCCTCTTCACTTCACCATTGTCTTTGCGCAATATGATAATCATGTCAGAGAAGATCCGAGAACAGTTCAAGTCGTGCCTCCAGTCCAGCCCGGTGTGCATGCTGCCATCGTACAACCATGCACTGCCGTCAGGAACTGAGAAAGGGACGTATCTGGCTTTGGATGTTGGGGGATCGACATTCCGGGTCGCCTTGATTGAGTTAGGAGGCGCAGGAGCAATGAAGATTCTTCAAgagtcatcatctccaatcGACAACGATGTGAAGCTGTTGGAAGGTACCTTGTTCTTCGATTGGATGGCCGAGAAGATTGAGTCAATGCTGAGTGCGGTGGGTGCTGACTATGGTCGGGAAGCTGTGCCTCTCTCAATGGGATTATCATGGTCTTTTCCAATTGAGCAGACATCCATCAGCAGTGGCCTGGTGATTCACATGGGAAAAGGGTTCTTGTGTTCCAACGGTACCCTTGGTCAGGAATTGGGGGATTTGATCGTCCAATCATGCCGGAGACGGAGCCTCAACGTACGAGTCGACGCAATAGTGAATGACAGTTCCGCAGCACTTCTTTCGCGAGCGTACGTCGACCCCAAAACACGCATGTCTCTAATCCTCGGAACTGGAACCAATGTTGCGGTTCATTTTCCTGTGCGTGAGATAGGATTGACCAAGTTTGGCACCAGACCGCCAGGCTGGTTTGATTATGCCAAGCATGTAATTATCAACAGTGAGCTGAGCATGTTTGGTGGTGGAATTTTGCCCATGACCCGATGGGATGATATCCTCAACCAGACTCACTTAAGGCCTGATTACCAGCCATTGGAGTACATGGTTACTGGTCGCTACCTGGGTGAAATTGTCCGACTCATCATCACAGAGGCCGTCGAAACCGCGAACTTGTTTAGAGGCGAGCTTCCTCATTCCATGCGAGACCCTTACTCCTTCGACACCAGCATTGTTGCATTCCTCGAAGCAGACACGTCACCATCACTGGTCCCTTCAGCAGCCCTCCTCCAGAAAGAGCATACGTTCCCAGTGTCTCCATCCGTCGAAGACCTGCGCTTCTTGCGACGAATTTGTCAGATTGTATCGAAGCGCGCGGCAGGGTATCTGGCAACCGCGATCCACAGTATGTGGTGCCTACGCAATGATGCAGAATTCTCCGATCCGACAGAATCGAAAGCATCCTCTGTCAAGGATACTCAGGAAATCACGATTGTTGAGAGTGAGGAAGACTCTCGGAGTTTATCCATCGCATGTGATGGTAGTGTCATCAACAAATATCCCGGCTTCAGAGATCGTTGCCAGGGGTACCTCAACCAGCTCACTCAGCAAACTAATTCCTCGCAGGGGCCGCTAGATCCTGCTACGAGTCCTTATATTCGCCTTGAACTAGCGCCTGAGAGTGCTATCTTGGGGGCTGCAGTTGCAGTTGCCGTGGCTGTGGAGGATCAGAAGTCAGGATAAAAAAATTCTCACTCTTTGTGGAGACCAACACTTGATGTTGTTGTGTTCACATTTTCCCCCGAGGCGTGTCTCTCATGATCGTGGTCTCTTTTCCATTGCCTTTCATCTTGCATTAACGGTGTTGTTCGTATGGTCTACTGTTATCGTTATCCTCAGCTTATCTCTAGCCCATGGTTCCCATATCACTAGTCTCTTTTAGTTGCGATTCTGCGATCTGTCTGCTATTGCATATTAGGCTCGAAGAGACGGATGAAGCAGGGGTCTCTAGGCGTCCGGTATAGAGGGTTCGAACTGGCGGTTTGTGGTTTTAGACTTGCGATGTACATAATGAAAGCCACAGATCAAAAGCATCGGGTCTTTCCAACGACGACCTATCGCTGTTCATTGTGATTGGCCCAAAGATAACATACGGGCCGGGGGAGGTGGGGGGGTTGATTCGACTGCTCCCGAACGAAGCTCACTCGACCTTCTGGCGCTTCTAGAAGGTAGAACATAGCCACAGGGTAGGGCCAACAACCGAGTAATAATGCAACACACGGGTCAGATTGTCATGTATGTGAAGTGGCAGGCCATCAATCTGGACGAACGTCGAGCGAAGATAGTATTTGATGGCACAATGCGACAACATGCGCGTACAAGAGATTCATTCCTTGCAGAGATCTTGCAGCAACTCCAGCATTCGGCGCTGGAGCACGGACAATTCGTCCCTGGAGAGCAAGGCCTGGTGTGAACTGGCCGACTCAGTGGATTGAGGGCGTCTGGAAATTCCATGTTGGGGAGATTTCGGGGCGTCAGAGATTAGGCTTTCCTTGATAGTGAAGAAAGGAATTCCCAGACGTCGAAGCTCGAATGTCATCGCTTCCGCCATCTGTTTGGAAGCTCTATAGACCTTCGCATTGTAGTTTTTCAACtctgcttgatcttcttcggctgtCTGAACGAATAGGCG containing:
- a CDS encoding DUF2945 domain-containing protein — encoded protein: MSAERVKDKKGEIINEGDHVYTRYRGGSHEGDVERIVMDQAEADEENVANPPKVRGRCDFAPTTPNTLSQKVNDANANA
- a CDS encoding putative lipase, which produces MRWSSLLKAAVLYRAILSPLVSGAVIPRGAVPVASDLSLVSILSSAANDSSIESEARSIASLIASEIVSKIGKTEFSRSTKDAKSVQEAFDKIQSIFADGTPDFLKMTREILTVGLIPADIVSFLNGYLNLDLNSIHNRNPSPKGQAIYPVKAPGDARYSVAENALRAAIHIPASFGYGKNGKKPVILVPGTATPAGTTYYFNFGKLGSAADADVVWLNIPQASLNDVQINSEYVAYAINYISAISESNVAVLSWSQGGLDTQWALKYWPSTRKVVDDFIAISPDFHGTVMRSLVCPWLAALACTPSLWQQGWNTEFIRTLRGGGGDSAYVPTTTIYSTFDEIVQPMSGSQASAILSDSRAVGVSNNHLQTICGGKPAGGVYTHEGVLYNPLAWALAVDALSHDGPGDPSRLDLDVVCGRVLPPQLGLDDLLGTEGLLLIALAEVLAYKPKTFGEPAIASYAH
- a CDS encoding putative hexokinase — protein: MTAPLVKVLHRMQELFSNIVAALEAMIVFPSLFRDPSRKRRKTFHGAYWRRRTLDNFAEEVDRLFTSPLSLRNMIIMSEKIREQFKSCLQSSPVCMLPSYNHALPSGTEKGTYLALDVGGSTFRVALIELGGAGAMKILQESSSPIDNDVKLLEGTLFFDWMAEKIESMLSAVGADYGREAVPLSMGLSWSFPIEQTSISSGLVIHMGKGFLCSNGTLGQELGDLIVQSCRRRSLNVRVDAIVNDSSAALLSRAYVDPKTRMSLILGTGTNVAVHFPVREIGLTKFGTRPPGWFDYAKHVIINSELSMFGGGILPMTRWDDILNQTHLRPDYQPLEYMVTGRYLGEIVRLIITEAVETANLFRGELPHSMRDPYSFDTSIVAFLEADTSPSLVPSAALLQKEHTFPVSPSVEDLRFLRRICQIVSKRAAGYLATAIHSMWCLRNDAEFSDPTESKASSVKDTQEITIVESEEDSRSLSIACDGSVINKYPGFRDRCQGYLNQLTQQTNSSQGPLDPATSPYIRLELAPESAILGAAVAVAVAVEDQKSG